A DNA window from Candidatus Methylomirabilota bacterium contains the following coding sequences:
- a CDS encoding aspartate aminotransferase family protein has translation MMPLPEPGAPAVADLPSELAQRSAVVFPGASLGEYNLPEDMAVVLAKGEGATVWDGAGRRFVDFTMGWGSVLLGHAHPAVVDAVRRQAGLGSNFAYVSAPALELAEELRRAVPCVERLRFCASGTEATAYAARLARAHTGRPRLLKFEGAYHGANEIGTVSLFPQRLYAFPRGEPTSAGLPTSAVADVLVAPFNDLATTEAIAAAHRDELAGIMVEPLHRCTPPRPGFLQGLRRLTSEMGALLIFDETVTGFRLAYGGAQAYYGVQPDLCALGKALGGGYPLGAVAGRAEVLDLTREDRLGEEGYVWFASSLGGNPVSAAAGCAALSELRKPGAYARLFALGEALRSGLRTVLREEGVTAHVQGDGPLAAVVFTAGEVVDYRSAFGADRERARTFLLGLFRRGIFLNPMSTKLYLSLAHTEREIEALLEAARATLREDCRG, from the coding sequence ATGATGCCTCTGCCCGAGCCCGGCGCACCCGCGGTGGCGGACCTCCCGTCGGAGCTGGCCCAGCGCTCCGCGGTCGTGTTCCCTGGGGCCTCGCTCGGCGAGTACAACCTGCCCGAGGACATGGCGGTGGTGCTCGCGAAGGGCGAGGGCGCCACGGTGTGGGACGGCGCCGGCCGGCGCTTCGTCGACTTCACGATGGGCTGGGGCTCGGTGCTGCTCGGCCACGCCCACCCTGCCGTCGTCGACGCGGTCCGCCGCCAGGCCGGCCTGGGCTCGAACTTCGCCTACGTGAGCGCGCCGGCCCTCGAGCTCGCCGAGGAGCTCCGGCGCGCGGTCCCCTGCGTCGAGCGCCTGCGGTTCTGCGCCTCGGGCACCGAGGCGACGGCCTACGCGGCCCGGCTCGCCCGGGCCCACACGGGCCGGCCCCGGCTGCTCAAGTTCGAGGGCGCCTACCACGGCGCCAACGAGATCGGCACCGTGAGCCTGTTCCCCCAGCGCCTCTACGCGTTCCCGCGCGGCGAGCCCACGTCGGCCGGGCTACCCACGAGCGCGGTGGCGGACGTGCTCGTCGCGCCCTTCAACGACCTCGCGACGACCGAGGCCATCGCCGCCGCCCACCGGGACGAGCTGGCCGGGATCATGGTGGAGCCGCTCCACCGCTGCACCCCGCCGCGGCCGGGCTTCCTCCAGGGGCTCCGGCGGCTCACGTCCGAGATGGGCGCCCTCCTCATCTTCGACGAGACGGTGACCGGGTTCCGGCTGGCCTACGGCGGCGCCCAGGCCTACTATGGCGTCCAGCCCGACCTGTGCGCCCTCGGCAAGGCCCTCGGCGGCGGCTACCCGCTGGGCGCGGTGGCCGGGCGCGCGGAGGTGCTGGACCTGACCCGCGAGGACCGTCTCGGCGAGGAGGGCTACGTCTGGTTCGCCTCGAGCCTGGGGGGGAATCCCGTCTCCGCGGCGGCGGGGTGCGCCGCGCTCTCGGAGCTCCGGAAGCCGGGAGCCTACGCGCGGCTCTTCGCCCTGGGCGAGGCGCTCCGCTCGGGCCTCCGGACGGTGCTCCGGGAGGAGGGTGTGACGGCCCACGTGCAGGGCGACGGCCCGCTCGCCGCGGTGGTCTTCACCGCGGGGGAGGTCGTGGACTACCGGTCGGCCTTCGGCGCGGACCGCGAGCGCGCCCGGACCTTCCTGCTGGGCCTGTTCCGCCGGGGCATCTTCCTCAACCCCATGTCCACCAAGCTCTACCTGTCGCTGGCCCACACCGAGCGCGAGATCGAGGCGCTGCTCGAGGCGGCAAGGGCCACGCTGCGCGAGGACTGTCGTGGCTGA
- a CDS encoding iron ABC transporter permease has product MTGFVNRHLINILAAFLFLLLAFFLLYPLAAVLVQSVRGPSGFTLQYYRAFFGKGYYYQSLYNTLLLGVINTAVCLAVGFCLAYMTTRGPWILRRPIRTISLIPLIAPPYLFALSLIILLGRNGLITRALDLSWQLYGFGGVVISQALAFTPLAYMMIESTMMSLDPNLEESAYDMGATEATILRTITIPLLTPGLLKAALLIFVMTIAEFGNAAILGGRTPFLAPDTYTAITGESDFNMGSVLSVVLIVPCLVAFVVHGRLLEGRKFTTIGGKPVAAEPRRMTPLIKGLFVLVTTAATGAIFVCFAVVGVASFYKILGVTTRPTLANYLDFTSNQAIYNSIRVSLVAALIGAFVGVLLAYVIVRGRFVGRSFMEMLSLSGFALPGTVLGIGYLLAFSAPPLRLTGGIMIIALNCVFRFLAVGVEAGISKLHQIHIELEEASADLGAGSLTTFRRIVLPIMFPAFVAGFIYTFMTAVVSLSAVVFLVSPGFELAAVRIFDAAVYGEIGIASATTMKLVLTVAVCMALLSYVARRTRLGGGLARTAA; this is encoded by the coding sequence GTGACGGGCTTCGTCAACCGGCACCTGATCAACATCCTGGCGGCCTTTCTCTTCCTGCTGCTGGCCTTCTTTCTCCTCTACCCCCTGGCGGCGGTCCTCGTCCAGTCCGTGCGGGGGCCGTCCGGATTCACCCTGCAGTACTACCGGGCCTTCTTCGGCAAGGGCTACTACTACCAGTCGCTGTACAACACGCTCCTGCTCGGGGTGATCAACACGGCGGTCTGCCTGGCCGTGGGCTTCTGTCTCGCCTACATGACGACGCGCGGACCCTGGATCCTCCGGAGGCCGATCCGGACCATCTCGCTGATACCGCTGATCGCCCCGCCGTACCTGTTCGCACTGTCGCTCATCATCCTCCTCGGCCGCAACGGCCTGATCACCCGCGCCCTCGACCTCTCGTGGCAGCTCTACGGGTTCGGCGGGGTCGTCATCTCCCAGGCGCTGGCCTTCACGCCGCTGGCCTACATGATGATCGAGAGCACCATGATGTCGCTCGACCCGAACCTCGAGGAGAGCGCGTACGACATGGGGGCCACCGAGGCGACGATCCTCCGGACGATCACGATCCCGCTCCTGACGCCGGGGCTGCTCAAGGCGGCGCTCCTGATCTTCGTGATGACGATCGCGGAGTTCGGCAACGCCGCGATCCTCGGCGGCCGGACCCCCTTCCTGGCGCCCGACACGTACACGGCGATCACCGGGGAGTCCGACTTCAACATGGGGAGCGTCCTGTCGGTGGTGCTGATCGTCCCGTGCCTCGTGGCCTTCGTGGTGCACGGCCGCCTGCTCGAGGGGAGGAAGTTCACGACGATCGGGGGGAAGCCCGTGGCCGCGGAGCCGCGGCGGATGACGCCCCTGATCAAGGGGCTCTTCGTGCTGGTCACCACGGCGGCGACCGGGGCGATCTTCGTCTGCTTCGCGGTCGTCGGCGTCGCGTCCTTCTACAAGATCCTCGGGGTGACCACCCGGCCCACGCTCGCCAACTATCTCGACTTCACATCGAACCAGGCCATCTACAACAGCATCCGCGTGAGCCTCGTGGCGGCCCTCATCGGCGCGTTCGTCGGCGTCCTGCTCGCCTACGTCATCGTGCGCGGGCGGTTCGTCGGTCGCTCCTTCATGGAGATGCTGTCACTGTCCGGGTTCGCCCTGCCGGGGACGGTGCTGGGGATCGGCTACCTCCTGGCCTTCAGCGCGCCCCCGCTGCGGCTCACCGGCGGGATCATGATCATCGCCCTGAACTGCGTCTTCCGGTTCCTCGCCGTCGGCGTGGAGGCGGGGATCAGCAAGCTGCACCAGATCCACATCGAGCTCGAGGAGGCCTCCGCGGACCTCGGCGCCGGCTCGCTGACCACCTTCCGCCGGATCGTCCTGCCGATCATGTTTCCGGCCTTCGTCGCGGGCTTCATCTACACCTTCATGACCGCCGTCGTCTCCCTGAGCGCGGTCGTCTTCCTGGTGAGCCCGGGCTTCGAGCTGGCGGCGGTCCGGATCTTCGACGCCGCCGTCTACGGGGAGATCGGCATCGCCTCGGCGACCACGATGAAGCTGGTCCTGACGGTCGCGGTCTGTATGGCGCTCCTGAGCTACGTCGCCCGGAGGACCCGCCTGGGCGGCGGCCTGGCCCGGACGGCGGCATGA
- a CDS encoding iron-containing alcohol dehydrogenase, with translation MSGETITRLVEGRYEDPDGGGVLRVPTRGVVIADSLAGDEAELVGRLGLGQTFGVVSDRTTHEVLGARVERALGAIGSVTSLVLPGRPHADEATAAFVARETASVDAVVAVGSGTITDLVKYAAARAGKPCVAFGTAPSMNGYTSPSAAITVDGHKKSLPAVAPAGVFLDLEVLAAAPVRLIRAGLGDSLCRPTAQADWLLAHLLRGEPYREAPFALLAEDEPELLAGSDALVRGDRAAVARLARTLVLSGFGMAICGGSYPASQGEHLVSHYADMLGAPDWPPSFHGEQVGVATLVMAALQEEILGGPPPRIGPTRADESALVRHFGPVLGPACWRELARKRLDVGAAEALTRRLAEDWGKIRGRLLSVTRTAAELRAALARAGAPVTSEALGWRRAFFREAVLHAREIRSRWTFLDLAADAGRLDAFVAAL, from the coding sequence ATGAGCGGCGAGACGATCACGCGCCTTGTCGAAGGCCGCTACGAGGATCCGGACGGCGGCGGCGTCCTCCGAGTCCCGACGCGTGGGGTCGTCATCGCCGACAGCCTGGCGGGCGACGAGGCCGAGCTCGTCGGGCGCCTCGGCCTGGGCCAGACCTTCGGCGTCGTGAGCGACCGGACAACCCACGAGGTGCTGGGCGCCCGCGTGGAGCGGGCGCTCGGCGCGATCGGCTCCGTGACGAGCCTGGTCCTGCCTGGCCGGCCCCACGCCGACGAGGCGACCGCGGCCTTCGTCGCGCGGGAGACCGCGAGCGTCGATGCAGTGGTCGCCGTGGGCTCGGGCACGATCACCGATCTCGTGAAGTACGCCGCGGCCCGGGCCGGAAAGCCGTGCGTGGCCTTCGGCACGGCGCCTTCCATGAACGGCTACACGTCGCCGAGCGCCGCGATCACCGTCGACGGCCACAAGAAGTCGCTGCCCGCGGTGGCGCCGGCCGGCGTCTTTCTGGACCTCGAGGTCCTGGCGGCGGCGCCGGTCCGGCTCATCCGCGCGGGTCTCGGCGACAGCCTCTGCCGGCCGACGGCGCAGGCCGACTGGCTGCTGGCCCACCTCCTGCGCGGCGAGCCATACCGCGAGGCGCCGTTCGCGCTCCTGGCGGAGGACGAGCCCGAGCTCCTGGCCGGATCGGACGCCCTGGTGCGAGGGGACCGCGCCGCCGTGGCGCGGCTCGCGCGGACGCTGGTCCTGTCCGGCTTCGGCATGGCGATCTGTGGGGGCAGCTACCCGGCGAGCCAGGGGGAACACCTGGTCAGCCACTACGCGGACATGCTCGGGGCTCCCGACTGGCCGCCCTCGTTCCACGGCGAGCAGGTCGGCGTGGCTACGCTCGTCATGGCCGCGCTCCAGGAGGAGATCCTCGGTGGGCCCCCGCCGCGGATCGGCCCGACCCGTGCGGACGAATCGGCGCTGGTCCGACACTTCGGCCCCGTCCTAGGCCCGGCGTGCTGGCGTGAGCTAGCCCGAAAGCGACTCGACGTGGGGGCCGCCGAAGCCCTCACGCGGCGTCTCGCCGAGGATTGGGGGAAGATCCGAGGCCGACTCCTGTCCGTCACGCGGACCGCTGCGGAGCTGCGGGCGGCACTCGCCCGGGCCGGCGCGCCCGTGACGTCCGAGGCTCTCGGCTGGCGCCGCGCGTTCTTCCGGGAGGCCGTGCTCCACGCCCGCGAGATCCGGAGCCGCTGGACCTTCCTCGATCTCGCTGCCGACGCGGGTCGCCTCGACGCCTTCGTGGCCGCGCTCTGA
- a CDS encoding aspartate aminotransferase family protein has protein sequence MADRPDLGPGPPGRRGAPPARSPGGGGDGAREMLTAAGAESFEGDVNQTSRRLEWTRRLAPETRRWLAEDERYFLRQALSTPCLNVMARCEGVYVEDLEGRRYMDFHGNGVHQVGFANPAVIGAIKAQLDELSFCTRRYTNRVAIALARKLAETTPGDLGKSLLCPSGAVAIGMALRLARVATGRHKTLSMWDSFHGATLEGSSVGGERMFRRDTGPLLPGAEHVPPPDPYRCLWGCGGRCDLRCARAVEYVLDREGDIGAVVAEPVRSTPSIPHPDYWRTVRAACDRHGALLVFDEIPQCLGRTGRMFVTEHFGVVPDILVLGKGLGGGILPLAAIVTRPELDVMADRALGHYTHEKNPVTAAAALATIEYIEREGLVERARTLGEWALARLRGLAARHRLVGDVRGLGLLLGVELVRDRETQEPAPAEAEAVMYRALELGLSFKVTAGNVLTLAPPLMITAEELERALSVVDRCLAEVERA, from the coding sequence GTGGCTGACCGGCCCGATCTGGGACCGGGACCGCCGGGCCGCCGCGGCGCGCCGCCGGCCCGCTCGCCGGGCGGCGGCGGCGACGGCGCGCGAGAAATGCTCACGGCGGCCGGTGCCGAGAGCTTCGAGGGCGACGTCAACCAGACGTCGCGCCGGCTCGAGTGGACGCGGCGGCTCGCCCCGGAGACGCGCCGCTGGCTCGCGGAGGACGAGCGCTACTTCCTCCGGCAGGCCCTCTCCACGCCCTGCCTCAACGTGATGGCCCGCTGCGAGGGCGTCTACGTGGAGGACCTCGAGGGGCGCCGGTACATGGACTTCCACGGCAACGGCGTCCACCAGGTCGGCTTCGCCAACCCGGCGGTGATCGGGGCCATCAAGGCGCAGCTGGACGAGCTGTCCTTCTGCACCCGTCGCTACACGAACCGGGTCGCCATCGCCCTGGCGCGGAAGCTCGCCGAGACCACGCCCGGGGACCTCGGGAAGTCCCTCCTCTGCCCGAGCGGGGCGGTCGCGATCGGCATGGCGCTCCGACTCGCGCGGGTGGCCACGGGCCGCCACAAGACCCTCTCCATGTGGGACTCCTTCCACGGGGCCACGCTCGAGGGCAGCAGCGTGGGGGGCGAGCGGATGTTCCGCCGCGACACGGGCCCGCTCCTGCCCGGGGCGGAGCACGTGCCGCCCCCCGACCCCTACCGATGCCTCTGGGGCTGCGGGGGGCGCTGCGACCTCCGCTGCGCGCGCGCCGTCGAGTACGTGCTCGACCGCGAGGGCGACATCGGCGCCGTCGTGGCGGAGCCGGTCCGCAGCACACCCTCGATCCCGCACCCGGACTACTGGCGCACGGTCCGCGCGGCCTGCGACCGCCACGGCGCCCTCCTCGTCTTCGACGAGATCCCCCAGTGCCTGGGGCGGACCGGGCGGATGTTCGTGACCGAGCACTTCGGCGTCGTCCCCGACATCCTGGTGCTCGGCAAGGGCCTGGGCGGGGGCATCCTGCCCCTCGCCGCGATCGTGACGCGCCCGGAGCTCGACGTGATGGCCGACCGCGCCCTCGGGCACTACACTCACGAGAAGAACCCGGTCACGGCCGCCGCGGCCCTGGCCACCATCGAGTACATCGAGCGCGAGGGACTGGTCGAGCGGGCCCGCACGCTCGGGGAGTGGGCCCTCGCCCGCCTGCGGGGGCTGGCGGCCCGCCACCGGCTGGTGGGGGACGTCCGGGGGCTGGGCCTCCTGCTCGGCGTGGAGCTGGTCCGCGACCGGGAGACGCAGGAGCCCGCCCCGGCCGAGGCGGAGGCGGTGATGTACCGCGCCCTCGAGCTCGGGCTCAGCTTCAAGGTGACGGCCGGCAACGTGCTCACGCTGGCTCCGCCGCTGATGATTACCGCCGAGGAGCTGGAGCGCGCCCTGTCCGTCGTGGACCGGTGCCTGGCGGAGGTCGAGCGCGCATGA
- a CDS encoding extracellular solute-binding protein, whose amino-acid sequence MARKLIAVVGAAILTVALAGRAPAQEVAAYMGTSPENNVQIVNFIKDKTGITVKQTFQSFGEIEARVKAEAPNFNADMIIGCGSPLAFMARKNGWSIPYVSPAWKGVSDVFIDPQGAWYNIANFSFVLVGNKDRLAKAGFAMPKSWKDLLDPKWKGEIVMPSPFSSGTANMMRYSFLALYGDAEGWKFIEALDKNIHHYTRSGNAPTDLVGRGEFMLGLTSDENVKKRLDDGYPLLWSIPEEGTGYDGTFALILKGTTKLEATKKIIDALGTPEFSTLLAGVGYITPRPAPNALYGSTPPRYIKIDLAKAAEDRPKNNDIWKSKLRSDFR is encoded by the coding sequence ATGGCACGCAAGCTCATCGCAGTCGTCGGCGCGGCGATCCTCACGGTGGCGCTGGCCGGCCGCGCCCCGGCGCAGGAAGTCGCCGCCTACATGGGCACCTCGCCGGAGAACAACGTCCAGATCGTCAACTTCATCAAGGACAAGACGGGCATCACCGTCAAGCAGACCTTCCAGTCGTTCGGCGAGATCGAGGCGCGGGTGAAGGCCGAAGCCCCCAACTTCAACGCGGACATGATCATCGGCTGCGGGTCGCCGCTCGCCTTCATGGCCAGGAAGAACGGCTGGTCGATCCCCTACGTCTCGCCCGCCTGGAAGGGGGTCTCGGACGTCTTCATAGACCCGCAGGGCGCGTGGTACAACATCGCCAACTTCTCTTTCGTCCTCGTGGGCAACAAGGACCGGCTGGCCAAGGCCGGCTTCGCCATGCCCAAGAGCTGGAAGGACCTCCTCGATCCGAAGTGGAAGGGCGAGATCGTCATGCCCTCGCCATTCAGCTCCGGCACCGCCAACATGATGCGCTACTCGTTCCTGGCGCTCTACGGGGACGCGGAGGGGTGGAAGTTCATCGAGGCGCTCGACAAGAACATCCACCACTACACGCGCAGCGGGAACGCCCCGACCGACCTCGTCGGCCGCGGCGAGTTCATGCTGGGCCTCACCTCGGACGAGAACGTGAAGAAGCGCCTCGACGACGGCTACCCGCTGCTCTGGTCGATTCCCGAGGAGGGGACCGGCTACGACGGGACGTTCGCCCTGATCCTGAAGGGGACGACGAAGCTCGAGGCCACGAAGAAGATCATCGACGCCCTGGGCACGCCCGAGTTCAGCACGCTCCTGGCGGGAGTCGGCTACATCACCCCGCGCCCGGCGCCCAACGCCCTTTACGGGAGCACGCCGCCGCGCTACATCAAGATCGACCTGGCCAAGGCCGCCGAGGACCGGCCGAAGAACAACGACATCTGGAAGTCCAAGCTGCGGAGCGACTTCAGGTAG